In a genomic window of uncultured Flavobacterium sp.:
- a CDS encoding tRNA-(ms[2]io[6]A)-hydroxylase yields the protein MLGLKLATDPRWVNIVESNIEEILTDHAWCEQKAASNAISLVTYNSELEELVTEMLVIAREELEHLQMVHDIIKKRGLTLGRERKDHYVNELFKFMKKDGSRKDALCDRLLFSAMIEARSCERFKVLSENIKDEELAKFYRDLMISEAGHYTTFLGFARKYTDNIDIDKRWKEWIEYEGSIITNYGKSETVHG from the coding sequence ATGTTAGGATTAAAATTAGCTACAGACCCGCGTTGGGTAAATATTGTGGAGTCGAATATCGAAGAGATTTTAACGGATCACGCTTGGTGTGAGCAAAAAGCAGCTTCAAATGCAATAAGCTTAGTTACTTACAATTCTGAATTAGAGGAATTAGTAACAGAAATGCTTGTGATTGCAAGAGAAGAATTGGAGCATTTGCAAATGGTGCATGACATTATCAAAAAAAGAGGTTTGACATTGGGACGCGAAAGAAAAGATCATTATGTAAATGAGCTTTTTAAATTCATGAAGAAAGACGGAAGCCGTAAAGATGCACTTTGCGATCGTTTATTGTTTTCGGCCATGATTGAAGCCAGAAGTTGTGAGCGTTTTAAAGTACTTTCAGAAAATATAAAAGACGAAGAATTGGCTAAATTCTATCGCGATTTAATGATTTCTGAAGCAGGACATTATACTACTTTTTTAGGATTTGCAAGAAAATATACTGACAATATAGATATTGATAAACGCTGGAAAGAATGGATTGAATATGAAGGCTCTATTATCACTAATTACGGAAAAAGCGAAACCGTACACGGATAA
- a CDS encoding glycosyltransferase, with amino-acid sequence MNQAKKLLIIGFVWPEPNSSAAGGRMMQLISIFKQNKFEITFASPALDSDFMVDLTEFGIEKKSIELNNSSFDDFILELNPDVVLFDRFMIEEQFGWRVAENCPEAIRLLDTEDLHCLRTARQKAFKEIRTFELTDLLSEEVAKREIASILRCDLSFIISEFEMKILKEVFKIDSDLLYYLPFLVYEMSELDLLKLPLFEERKNFVFIGNFLHEPNWNTVQYLKETIWPIIKKQFPEAVLEVYGAYPSQKVLQLHQSKNGFFIMGRAKDANEVVKNSRVVLAPIRFGAGLKGKLLEAMQCGTPSMTTTIGSEAMHADLPWNGFITDDVETFAKKAVDLYHDENLWKQSQKNGVAIVNECYQLSKYSTALVAKINSLLNDSESHRLQNFMGSLLQHHTLKSTKYMSKWIEAKNKN; translated from the coding sequence ATGAATCAAGCGAAAAAACTGTTAATTATTGGTTTTGTCTGGCCCGAACCAAATTCGTCTGCGGCTGGTGGAAGAATGATGCAATTAATTTCCATTTTCAAGCAAAACAAATTCGAAATTACGTTTGCAAGTCCAGCTTTGGATAGTGATTTTATGGTTGATTTGACTGAATTTGGAATAGAGAAAAAGTCAATTGAATTGAATAATTCCAGTTTTGATGATTTCATTTTAGAACTAAATCCTGACGTTGTTTTATTTGATCGTTTCATGATCGAAGAGCAATTTGGATGGCGTGTTGCCGAAAATTGTCCAGAAGCAATTCGATTGTTAGATACTGAGGATTTACATTGTTTAAGAACGGCAAGACAAAAAGCTTTTAAAGAAATTAGAACTTTCGAATTAACTGATTTGTTGTCTGAAGAAGTTGCAAAACGCGAAATCGCCAGTATTTTAAGATGTGATTTGTCTTTTATTATTTCAGAATTTGAAATGAAAATCTTAAAAGAGGTGTTCAAAATTGATTCAGATTTACTGTATTATCTGCCGTTTTTGGTTTATGAAATGTCTGAATTAGATTTGTTGAAATTACCTTTATTTGAAGAACGTAAGAACTTTGTTTTCATCGGAAATTTTCTTCATGAACCCAATTGGAATACGGTTCAATATCTAAAAGAAACGATTTGGCCAATAATTAAAAAGCAATTTCCAGAAGCCGTTTTGGAAGTTTATGGCGCTTATCCTTCACAAAAAGTATTGCAATTGCATCAGTCTAAAAATGGTTTTTTTATTATGGGAAGAGCCAAAGATGCAAATGAAGTCGTTAAAAATTCCAGAGTTGTTTTAGCGCCTATTCGTTTTGGCGCCGGTTTAAAAGGGAAATTACTGGAAGCGATGCAATGCGGAACGCCAAGTATGACAACGACAATTGGTTCTGAAGCAATGCACGCAGATTTACCTTGGAATGGTTTTATTACTGATGATGTTGAGACGTTTGCAAAAAAAGCAGTTGACTTGTATCACGATGAAAATTTGTGGAAACAATCGCAAAAAAATGGAGTTGCGATCGTTAATGAATGTTATCAATTAAGTAAATATTCTACAGCTTTGGTTGCAAAAATTAATTCATTATTGAATGATTCTGAAAGTCATCGTTTGCAGAATTTTATGGGAAGTTTGCTTCAGCATCATACTTTAAAAAGCACAAAATACATGTCAAAATGGATCGAAGCTAAAAATAAAAACTAA
- a CDS encoding helix-turn-helix domain-containing protein: MSNQNVFTLINPQTGNLAFKLLPFGDNSHFDHLQRNNFFSLIWVTKGRGKVKADFAEHHFEENSLLAFSPYQPFMLCVNEPIEGIAIHFHPDFYCIHMHQKEVSCSGVLFNNVYQPPFVKITDEASATFKMVLDQMKAEIQNSDLAQYESLVSYLKIFLITASRLKNQQLEEMKSIPNSKEPFILQNLKDAIEDNFKTKHSAGNYAEMLNISAKALAKISKNYFNKTLTDLIAERIIIEAKRELYMTNKTVKEIAYELGYDDEHYFSRFFKTNADVSPQLYRETVGFGKMEA; the protein is encoded by the coding sequence ATGAGCAATCAGAATGTTTTTACGTTGATAAATCCACAAACTGGAAATCTAGCTTTTAAACTACTTCCGTTTGGTGATAACAGCCATTTTGATCATTTGCAACGCAATAATTTTTTCTCTTTAATTTGGGTTACCAAAGGAAGAGGAAAGGTAAAAGCTGATTTTGCCGAACATCATTTTGAAGAAAACTCACTCCTCGCCTTTTCACCGTATCAGCCTTTTATGCTTTGTGTAAATGAACCAATTGAGGGAATTGCAATTCACTTTCATCCAGATTTCTATTGCATCCATATGCATCAAAAAGAGGTTTCGTGCAGCGGCGTTTTATTTAATAATGTCTATCAACCGCCATTTGTTAAAATTACCGATGAAGCTTCTGCTACTTTTAAAATGGTTTTGGATCAGATGAAAGCAGAAATTCAAAATTCTGATTTGGCACAATATGAATCACTGGTTTCTTATTTGAAGATATTTTTGATCACAGCTTCGCGATTAAAAAATCAGCAATTGGAAGAAATGAAATCGATTCCAAATAGTAAAGAACCTTTTATACTTCAAAATCTAAAAGACGCAATTGAAGACAATTTCAAAACCAAACATTCTGCCGGAAACTATGCGGAAATGCTGAATATTTCGGCGAAAGCCTTAGCCAAAATATCCAAGAATTATTTCAATAAAACTTTGACGGATTTAATTGCCGAGAGAATCATAATTGAAGCCAAAAGAGAATTATACATGACGAATAAAACGGTCAAAGAAATCGCTTATGAATTAGGTTATGATGATGAACATTATTTTAGCAGATTTTTTAAAACAAATGCCGATGTTTCGCCACAATTGTATCGCGAAACGGTAGGTTTTGGAAAAATGGAAGCTTAG
- a CDS encoding carboxymuconolactone decarboxylase family protein, whose product MTRLTALNPEEVTGKTKDLFNAVQAKLGVVPNMMRTMGNSPAVLEGYLNLSGALSHGKLSTKTGELLALTVSETNSCDYCVAAHTFIGEKLLKTDPQVLQDARTGNSNDAKTEAILQFAKILVSKNGLVSNEDVQTIKNAGASEAEIAETVAHVALNVLTNYFNNTANTEIDFPAVPSLELQK is encoded by the coding sequence ATGACACGATTAACAGCTTTAAACCCAGAAGAAGTAACAGGAAAAACTAAAGATTTATTCAACGCAGTACAAGCAAAATTAGGCGTTGTTCCAAACATGATGAGAACAATGGGAAATTCTCCTGCAGTATTAGAAGGATATTTGAATTTAAGCGGCGCTTTGAGCCACGGAAAATTAAGCACAAAAACTGGCGAATTATTAGCCTTAACAGTTTCAGAAACTAATTCATGTGATTATTGTGTAGCTGCTCACACATTTATTGGAGAAAAATTATTAAAAACAGATCCACAAGTTTTGCAAGACGCAAGAACAGGAAATTCTAACGATGCAAAAACTGAAGCTATTCTTCAATTTGCAAAAATATTAGTAAGCAAAAATGGTTTAGTAAGCAATGAAGATGTTCAGACAATTAAAAATGCAGGAGCTTCTGAAGCTGAAATTGCAGAAACTGTAGCACATGTAGCGCTGAATGTTTTAACGAACTATTTCAACAATACTGCTAATACAGAAATTGATTTTCCAGCAGTTCCAAGCTTAGAACTTCAAAAATAA
- a CDS encoding leukotriene A4 hydrolase C-terminal domain-containing protein, with product MKKIILVTLFLTALACQKKDQTEKTTTVTDEHSYSKPELAVVKHLDLDIKVDFDTQTISGKASWLIDNISKGNEIIFDENTLNITKVTLGDNEKETKFELGKDTEFHGKPLHVTIEPNTTKVNIYYSTTKDAVALQWLTPAQTADKKKPFVFSQGESIWSRTWIPCQDSPGIRFTYNAKVTVPKDLLAVMSAVNPQKKNDTGVYTFKQDKAIPSYLMAIAVGDLEFQSIDNRTGVYAEPSMLKKSAWEFAELGKMVVAAEKLYGPYRWGRYDVLVLPPSFPYGGMENPNLTFLTPGVIAGDRSLTSLLAHELGHSWSGNLVTNATWDDIWLNEGFTTYVEHRIGEEIFGKEEAEMQDVLTRKDLDDNIAEYGATNPDTRLKVSLTGRNPDDGISQIPYVKGYNFLKVIEQAVGREKFDPFIKNYFDAHAFQSITTEDFVKYINDNLIKGDKALADKIKLDDWIYKPGIPSNITSVHSDDFTAIDSIQKNWRKTGVKGLSQKIKSTTEKQHFIDYLPADITVEELAAIDAEFNFTKNGNFVIKRQWFVQAIRHQYKTAYPAIEQFMIATSRTGSLMTLYKELVKTPEGKVWTKQIFDKAKSGYHATTIQAVGDLLK from the coding sequence ATGAAAAAAATAATCCTTGTAACTTTATTCTTGACAGCACTGGCGTGTCAGAAGAAAGACCAGACAGAAAAAACCACAACTGTCACAGACGAGCACTCTTATTCTAAACCGGAATTAGCCGTTGTTAAACATTTAGATCTTGACATTAAAGTTGATTTTGACACACAAACCATTTCTGGAAAAGCGTCTTGGTTAATTGATAACATTAGTAAAGGAAACGAAATTATCTTCGACGAAAACACGCTAAACATTACAAAAGTAACTTTAGGTGACAACGAAAAAGAAACTAAGTTTGAACTTGGAAAAGACACTGAGTTTCACGGAAAACCGCTTCACGTTACTATTGAACCAAATACTACGAAAGTCAACATCTATTACAGCACAACAAAAGATGCCGTTGCATTACAATGGTTAACACCTGCACAAACTGCCGACAAAAAGAAACCGTTTGTTTTCTCTCAAGGCGAAAGTATTTGGTCACGTACCTGGATTCCATGTCAGGATTCACCGGGAATTCGTTTTACTTATAATGCAAAAGTTACAGTTCCTAAAGATTTATTAGCCGTAATGAGCGCTGTAAATCCGCAGAAAAAGAATGATACTGGAGTTTATACTTTCAAACAAGACAAAGCAATTCCGTCTTATTTAATGGCAATTGCCGTTGGAGATCTTGAATTTCAATCTATTGATAACAGAACCGGAGTTTACGCAGAACCATCAATGCTAAAAAAATCAGCTTGGGAATTTGCTGAACTTGGAAAAATGGTTGTTGCTGCCGAAAAACTTTACGGACCTTACCGTTGGGGACGTTATGACGTATTGGTTCTTCCTCCGAGCTTTCCTTATGGCGGAATGGAAAATCCAAATTTAACTTTCCTTACTCCTGGTGTAATTGCAGGCGATCGTTCTTTAACAAGTTTATTAGCCCATGAATTAGGTCATAGCTGGAGCGGAAACTTAGTTACCAATGCAACTTGGGACGATATTTGGTTAAATGAAGGTTTCACTACTTATGTAGAACACAGAATTGGTGAAGAAATTTTTGGTAAAGAAGAAGCTGAAATGCAAGACGTTCTTACTCGTAAAGATTTAGACGATAATATTGCTGAGTATGGCGCAACAAATCCGGATACAAGATTAAAAGTTAGCCTTACGGGAAGAAATCCTGATGATGGAATAAGCCAAATTCCGTATGTAAAAGGATATAACTTCCTAAAAGTAATCGAACAAGCTGTTGGACGTGAAAAATTCGATCCGTTTATCAAAAACTATTTTGATGCACACGCTTTTCAATCTATTACAACAGAAGATTTCGTAAAATATATCAATGACAATCTTATTAAAGGAGACAAAGCTCTAGCTGATAAAATCAAATTGGACGATTGGATTTACAAACCAGGAATTCCATCTAATATAACTTCTGTTCATTCTGATGATTTTACTGCAATTGACAGTATTCAAAAAAACTGGAGAAAAACAGGTGTTAAAGGATTAAGCCAAAAAATAAAATCGACTACAGAAAAACAGCATTTTATAGATTATTTACCTGCTGATATCACTGTTGAAGAATTAGCCGCAATTGATGCCGAATTTAATTTTACTAAAAACGGAAATTTCGTAATCAAACGCCAATGGTTTGTTCAAGCAATACGTCATCAATACAAAACAGCTTATCCTGCAATTGAGCAATTCATGATCGCAACAAGCAGAACCGGATCACTAATGACACTTTATAAAGAACTTGTTAAAACTCCTGAAGGAAAAGTTTGGACAAAACAAATTTTCGATAAAGCGAAATCAGGTTATCACGCAACAACAATTCAAGCTGTTGGAGATTTATTGAAATAG
- a CDS encoding 2-oxo acid dehydrogenase subunit E2: MAIKVTMPRLSDTMTEGTVATWLKKVGDKISEGDILAEIETDKATMEFESFNEGTLLHIGIQAGETAPVDSLLAIIGNEGEDISALLAGGAAPAAEAPKAEAAPAAAAETKTETAAPAKAATELPKGVVVVTMPRLSDTMTEGTVASWLKKVGDAVAEGDILAEIETDKATMEFESFNAGTLLYIGIQEGNTAPVDSLLAIIGPAGTDISGIADNYTAGGTATASAPATEEKAAPAAEKATETVNNTSDGRILASPLAKKIASDKGIQLTQVKGSGENGRIVKSDIENFTPSTQAQPAATATSAAPKAETAAPAAPKVFVPAGEVFTEEIKNSQMRKIIAKRLAESLFTAPHYNLVIEVSMDEAMGARATINTVPDTKVSFNDMVIKACALALKKHPKINSQWKEDAIIINHHVNIGVAVAVEDGLVVPVLKFTDAMSLSQIGASVRDLAGRAKNKKLGPQEMEGSTFTVSNLGMFGITEFNSIINQPNSAILSVGAIVEKPVVKNGQIVVGNTMMLSLACDHRTIDGATGAQFLQTLKQYIESPVTMLA; encoded by the coding sequence ATGGCGATTAAAGTAACAATGCCTCGTTTGAGCGATACTATGACGGAAGGAACGGTAGCGACTTGGCTTAAAAAAGTAGGCGACAAAATTAGCGAAGGAGATATCTTAGCTGAAATTGAAACAGATAAAGCAACAATGGAATTCGAGTCTTTCAACGAAGGAACTCTTTTACATATCGGAATTCAAGCTGGAGAAACTGCTCCTGTTGATTCATTATTAGCAATCATTGGTAATGAAGGAGAAGATATTTCTGCTCTTTTAGCTGGTGGCGCTGCCCCTGCTGCTGAAGCTCCAAAAGCTGAAGCTGCTCCTGCTGCTGCGGCAGAAACAAAAACAGAAACTGCTGCTCCTGCAAAAGCCGCAACTGAATTACCAAAAGGTGTTGTAGTTGTAACTATGCCTCGTTTGAGCGATACAATGACAGAAGGAACAGTAGCTAGCTGGTTGAAAAAAGTTGGCGACGCTGTTGCTGAAGGAGATATCTTAGCAGAAATTGAAACAGACAAAGCTACTATGGAGTTTGAGTCTTTCAATGCTGGAACATTATTATACATTGGAATTCAAGAAGGAAACACTGCTCCTGTTGATAGCTTATTAGCAATCATTGGACCTGCAGGAACTGACATTTCTGGAATTGCAGACAATTATACTGCCGGAGGAACTGCAACTGCAAGTGCTCCTGCAACTGAAGAAAAAGCTGCTCCTGCTGCTGAAAAAGCAACTGAGACAGTAAATAACACTTCAGACGGAAGAATTTTAGCTTCACCATTAGCTAAGAAAATTGCTTCTGACAAAGGAATCCAATTAACTCAGGTTAAAGGTTCTGGAGAAAACGGACGTATCGTAAAAAGCGATATCGAAAACTTTACTCCTTCTACACAAGCACAACCAGCTGCAACAGCAACTTCTGCTGCGCCAAAAGCTGAAACTGCTGCTCCTGCTGCACCAAAAGTATTTGTTCCTGCCGGAGAAGTTTTTACCGAAGAGATCAAAAACTCTCAAATGCGTAAAATTATCGCTAAACGTTTAGCAGAATCTTTATTTACTGCACCTCACTACAACTTAGTGATCGAAGTAAGCATGGACGAAGCAATGGGTGCAAGAGCGACAATCAATACTGTTCCTGATACAAAAGTATCTTTCAACGATATGGTAATTAAAGCTTGTGCTTTAGCCTTGAAAAAACATCCAAAAATTAACTCTCAGTGGAAAGAAGATGCAATTATCATCAACCACCACGTTAACATTGGTGTTGCTGTAGCTGTTGAAGACGGATTAGTAGTTCCTGTATTAAAATTTACAGACGCTATGAGTTTATCTCAAATTGGCGCTTCAGTAAGAGATCTTGCAGGAAGAGCTAAAAACAAAAAACTTGGGCCACAAGAAATGGAAGGAAGTACTTTTACAGTATCTAACCTTGGAATGTTTGGTATCACTGAATTTAATTCAATTATCAACCAACCAAACTCTGCTATCCTTTCTGTAGGTGCAATTGTTGAGAAACCAGTAGTTAAAAACGGTCAGATTGTAGTTGGAAACACAATGATGTTATCATTAGCGTGCGACCACAGAACAATTGACGGTGCAACTGGCGCTCAATTTTTACAAACATTAAAACAATACATCGAAAGCCCGGTTACAATGTTGGCATAA
- the pdhA gene encoding pyruvate dehydrogenase (acetyl-transferring) E1 component subunit alpha, whose amino-acid sequence MKEVTKEVYLKWYEDMLLWRKFEDKLAALYIQQKVRGFLHLYNGQEAVLAGALHAMDLTKDKMITAYRNHVQPIGMGVDPRRVMAELLGKATGTSKGMGGSMHIFSKEHRFYGGHGIVGGQIPVGAGLAFADKYFNTGGVTMTYFGDGAARQGSLHEAFNMAMLWKLPVVFIVENNGYAMGTSVERTANHTDIWKLGLGYEMPCGPVDGMNPVKVAEAMTEAIERARRGDGPTFLEMKTYRYRGHSMSDAQLYRSKEEVEEYKKIDPITQVLDVIMDQKYATEEEIEAIDQRVKDLVEECVKFAEESPYPELQQLYDVVYAQEDYPFTPHKL is encoded by the coding sequence ATGAAAGAAGTTACAAAAGAAGTATATTTAAAGTGGTACGAAGACATGCTACTTTGGAGAAAGTTTGAAGACAAACTTGCAGCATTATACATTCAACAAAAAGTTAGAGGTTTTTTACACCTATATAATGGTCAGGAAGCTGTATTAGCGGGTGCTTTGCACGCTATGGACCTGACTAAAGACAAAATGATTACTGCTTACAGAAATCACGTACAACCAATTGGTATGGGAGTTGATCCTAGACGTGTAATGGCAGAACTTTTAGGAAAAGCTACAGGAACTTCTAAAGGTATGGGAGGTTCTATGCACATTTTCTCTAAAGAACACCGTTTTTACGGAGGTCACGGAATCGTAGGTGGACAAATTCCGGTAGGAGCTGGTTTAGCTTTTGCTGACAAATATTTCAACACTGGCGGAGTTACTATGACTTACTTTGGTGATGGAGCTGCAAGACAAGGTTCATTACACGAAGCTTTCAACATGGCAATGTTATGGAAATTACCAGTTGTATTTATCGTTGAAAATAACGGTTATGCAATGGGAACTTCAGTTGAAAGAACTGCAAACCACACTGATATCTGGAAACTTGGTTTAGGATACGAGATGCCTTGCGGACCAGTTGACGGAATGAATCCTGTAAAAGTTGCTGAAGCAATGACAGAAGCTATCGAAAGAGCTCGTCGTGGTGATGGTCCAACTTTCCTTGAAATGAAAACGTACCGTTACAGAGGACACTCAATGTCTGATGCACAATTATACCGTTCTAAAGAAGAGGTTGAAGAATACAAAAAAATTGACCCTATTACTCAGGTTTTAGATGTAATTATGGATCAAAAGTATGCTACAGAAGAAGAAATTGAAGCAATTGACCAAAGAGTTAAAGACTTAGTTGAAGAATGTGTGAAATTCGCTGAAGAATCTCCATATCCTGAATTACAACAATTATACGATGTAGTATACGCACAAGAAGACTATCCTTTTACACCCCATAAACTATAA
- the cdd gene encoding cytidine deaminase, whose translation MKEISITSSFLVFDSLNDLSQDIQDLMNQAVEIRKKAYAPYSQFRVGAALLLDNGKIVLGSNQENAAYPSGLCAERVAIFHAGSIYPEAKILKLAITAASDTNQTKAPIPPCGSCRQSIAEYEIKQDTPIEIYFMGEIGEVYKSASLKNLLPFMFDKKFL comes from the coding sequence ATGAAAGAAATAAGCATTACATCATCATTCCTAGTTTTTGACAGCTTAAACGATTTATCACAAGACATTCAGGATTTAATGAATCAAGCCGTTGAAATCCGCAAAAAAGCATATGCACCTTATTCTCAATTTAGAGTTGGAGCCGCTTTATTACTCGATAACGGAAAAATAGTTTTAGGTTCTAATCAGGAAAATGCTGCTTATCCATCAGGATTATGTGCAGAGCGTGTGGCAATTTTTCACGCAGGAAGTATTTATCCGGAAGCTAAGATTTTAAAACTTGCTATTACAGCAGCATCAGATACAAACCAAACAAAAGCGCCAATTCCTCCTTGTGGCTCTTGTCGTCAATCAATTGCAGAATACGAAATCAAACAAGATACCCCTATCGAAATTTATTTTATGGGCGAAATTGGCGAAGTTTACAAATCAGCATCCCTGAAAAATTTGCTTCCATTTATGTTTGATAAAAAGTTCTTGTAA
- the porV gene encoding type IX secretion system outer membrane channel protein PorV yields the protein MKKISLLLICFLVITYAKAQELVHPITTGVPFLLVAADARAAGLADQGVATSSDVFSQQWNPAKYAFAVDKQGFSISYTPYLTDLANDISLGQVTYYNKISERSAFAGSFRYFGFGGIELRQTGDPSEPTREVNPNEFALDGSYSLKLSEKFSMAVAARFINSNLKIVSEEVDASSASSFAVDVAGFYQSEEIAYSDFNGRWRAGFNMQNLGPKISYDHDNISTNFLPANLRLGGGFDFIFDDYNKFALSVEFTKLLVPTPPGPGTPVDANGDGDFTDPGDISQQEANDINYKNYNNIGWVSGIFKSFGDAPGGFSEELKEITYSVAGEYMYQDAFAMRLGYYHESPEKGAKKFFSLGAGFKYNVVKVDVSYLFSASKVKNPLENTLRFSLTFNFGDKYEVY from the coding sequence ATGAAAAAAATATCACTTTTATTAATTTGTTTTTTAGTTATTACATACGCGAAAGCTCAGGAACTTGTTCACCCAATTACAACAGGAGTTCCATTTTTATTAGTAGCAGCAGATGCTAGAGCAGCCGGTTTAGCAGATCAGGGAGTAGCCACTTCATCTGACGTTTTCTCACAACAATGGAATCCCGCAAAGTATGCTTTTGCAGTAGACAAACAAGGATTTTCGATCAGTTACACTCCTTATTTAACAGATTTAGCCAATGACATTTCTCTTGGTCAGGTAACTTATTACAACAAAATCAGTGAGCGAAGCGCCTTTGCAGGAAGTTTTCGTTATTTTGGTTTTGGAGGAATCGAGTTAAGACAAACCGGAGATCCTAGTGAACCAACCAGAGAAGTAAATCCAAATGAATTTGCTCTTGACGGATCGTATTCACTAAAATTGAGCGAAAAATTCTCGATGGCAGTTGCAGCTCGATTTATCAATTCTAATCTAAAAATTGTATCTGAAGAAGTAGACGCATCATCAGCAAGTTCTTTTGCTGTGGATGTTGCCGGATTTTATCAATCTGAAGAAATCGCTTACTCAGACTTCAACGGAAGATGGAGAGCTGGTTTTAACATGCAAAATTTAGGTCCAAAAATAAGTTACGATCACGATAATATAAGTACAAACTTCTTACCTGCTAATTTAAGATTAGGTGGTGGTTTTGATTTTATCTTTGATGATTATAATAAATTTGCCCTTAGTGTAGAATTCACTAAACTTCTTGTACCAACTCCTCCGGGACCTGGAACTCCTGTAGACGCAAATGGAGACGGAGATTTTACAGATCCGGGAGATATTTCTCAACAAGAAGCAAACGATATCAATTATAAAAACTACAACAATATTGGTTGGGTTTCTGGAATTTTTAAATCATTTGGAGATGCTCCAGGTGGTTTTAGCGAAGAATTAAAAGAAATCACTTATAGTGTTGCCGGAGAATACATGTATCAGGATGCATTTGCAATGCGTTTAGGATATTATCATGAAAGCCCTGAAAAAGGAGCTAAAAAGTTCTTTTCTCTTGGAGCAGGTTTCAAATATAATGTCGTAAAAGTTGATGTTTCTTACCTATTCTCGGCATCAAAAGTTAAAAATCCGTTAGAAAACACACTTCGTTTTTCTTTAACGTTTAACTTTGGCGACAAATATGAAGTTTACTAG